AAACTCATAATGAACACTCCTCACAAGGCAAAGGGTCAAAGACCAACCTCGAAAGATTGGCATGACCCTCAACTGTAGGGGGCCAAATCCCTACAGACTGTATCCAATGTGCTTAATCCAATGTGCTTAAACGTGTTCGGCTATACAGTCACGTGCGGAATGGGTGGATAAATGTTTGTTTTTTCCTGTATTCAGGATATTTCTATCATTCTTAAACAAGATTCTAACAAAATTTTACCTCTGCTTAGTTTGCCCTTAACCTTAGGCGCTTATCGTGCAGCCAGAATGGTCAGCCAACCTGCCTGAGAGGAACTGGATTATGAGCATGCATCAAACCCCTGTAGAAAGGCCCTCTACGCAAGCCAAGGTCAAGTCCTTCCTACTGCCTGCCCTGTTGCTGGGGTTGTCTTTATTGGGAGAAGTCCAACCTGCTGCCAGCCAAGAGGTGACCGAGCTGACGTTTTACTATCCGGTGCTGGTGCCGGGGCCGATTACGGAGCTGTTTGACCAACTGGTGAGCGACTTTACCGCCAAAAACCCCGATGTTCGAATCACACCCGTCTATTCTGGAAGTTACGACGAAACCACCAATCGCATTCAAACGCAGCTACGGGCTGGCGGAGAGCTGCCCGATCTGGCAATTATCGGCAACCAGCACACGGTGATGTACGTGGATTTGGATGCCATTGTGCCGTTGGATGAGCGAATCCAAGCGGAGGGATCCGACTTCGAAGCCGATCTCGTGCCCGCCTTCATGCTCAACACCCGCTTCCGGGGCCAAACCTGGAGCATTCCCTTTCAACGCAGTACGCCGGTGATGTACTACAACAAGGATATGTTCCGGGCAGCAGGGCTGGATCCGGAGTCGCCCCCCACCAACTGGGCAGAAGTGATTGAGTATGCTCAAAAACTGACCCAACGGGATAGCAGTGGCAATGTCACCACCTGGGGGATCCAGATCCCTTCTGATATCGATGCTTGGGTGATCCAAGCGATGGCGGTGGGCAATGGGCAGCCTTGGGTGAACGAGACGGATGCCAACCGAGTCTTTTTCGACCATCCCGCCACCATTGGTGTGCTGCAACACCTGCGTGCCTTGGCGGAAGATTATCAGGTGATGCCGGGTGGGTTGATCCCATGGGCCCAAATTCCTGCCGAGTTCACCAGTGGCAAAGCCGCCATGGTTTATCACACCATCGGCAGCCAAACCAGCATCCTCAAGCAAACCGAAGGGAAATTTGAAGTAGGGGTGGCCTTTATCCCCGGCGGCCAAAAGTACGGGGTGATCACCGGCGGCGGCAACCTCGCCATTTTCAAACAAAGCAGCCCGGAAGAACAGAATGCCTCTTGGCGCTTTATTCGCTTCTTGCTGGAGCCAGAACAAATGGCCACCTGGTCTGCGGGCACAGGCTACTTGCCCGTTACCCGATCAGCCTATGAGCATCCGATCTTCCAAGAGTATCTGCAACGGGCACCGGGGGCGGCGGTAGCCTTTGAACAGTTGAACGTAGCTGCCAAACAAATGGCTGTACACGAGTTGCTACGGGTTACCGACGTGGTGAAAGCCGGGATCCAAGCCAGCATTACGGGAGAAAGCACCCCTGAACAAGCCATGCAGAGGGCCCAAGCAGAAGCCGATGCCATTCTCAGTCGTTACCGGGACTGATCCATGGGCCATCAGCCAAAACGGAGAGCCACTCGTACACAGCACTGGCTGGGATTTCTGTTGGTCTTACCTACCCTGGTCGTGGTGGTTCTCTTCACCCTCCTCCCTTTGGGTTTGGCTCTGTACAGCAGCCTCACCATCGACAAGTGGACGGATCCCTTCGGGGAGAATGGCACCTTTGTGGGTTGGGAAAATTACCGCACCCTGTTTGCCGATCCGGTATTCCAAAAAGTGCTACAGAATACGGGCCTCTTCATTGGGGTAACGGTACCGATCAGCCTGGCTCTGGCCTTTGGGCTGGCCCTATTGCTCAATCAGCAGATGGCTGGCCTAGGGCTGCTACGGCTGGGCTTTTTCTACCCGACTGTACTGCCGATGGTGGGGGCGGGTACCATTTGGTTGTTCATCTACAATCGCAACTTTGGTCTGGCCAATGACTTGGTGAGTTGGCTAGGGCTACCCCGGCAAAATTGGTTGGGTACGCCCCAGTGGGCTTTGTGGGCCGTGATGGTGATGAGCATTTGGAAATCCACCAGCTACTATTTGATCTTTTTTTTGGCGGGGTTACAAAGCCTACCCACAGAGGTGATGGAAGCAGGCCAACTGGATGGGGCCAATCGTTGGCAACGGTTTTGCTACCTAACTCTGCCCTTGATGCGTAACACTATCTTTTTTGTCACAGTGATTGCTCTGGCAGCCGCCTTTCAAACCTACGATCAAATAGCGGTTCTAACCAAAGATGGCGGCCCCAATCATGCCACCAATTTGCTGCTGTTCAACGTTCGTATTGCCTTCAGCAACGGGGATTACGATTTAGCCAATGCCCAAAGTATCCTGCTGGTGTTGATGGTCTTGTTTTTAACTTTACTGGCCTATGGACTGGCGGAAGCTGGACAAACAAAGGTGGACTGAGAATGCAAGGATACGAATTCAAGGGAGTTGAAATATCAATGCGTGGGATCCAAAACCGACTGGCAACACTGGCCACCTGGGGACTGATGGGGCTTTGGTTGGTACCTCTGGTCTGGGTGGTGGCCATTTCGTTGCGTCCAGAGGCGGTGCCTTTGGGGCGGGGATCCAGCCTGTATGCAGGGAGCTTCACCTGGCAAAATTATGAGCAGGCTTGGCGAACCATCGCCCCTAGCTATACCAATACCGTAATCATCGTGTTTGGAACCCTAGCGGTGCAGTTGGTCACGATTACGTTGGCAGGGTATGCTTTTGCTCGACTACGGTTTTGGGGCCGCGAGGGTTGGTTTCTACTGAGCCTAGTTCAGATCATGATCCCGATTACGGCATTGATTATCCCAAATTTTTTTATCATTCGCTCCCTTGGTCTTTATGACACCGTTTGGGCAGTGATGGTACCTTATTTTGGCTCCGCCTTTGGTACCTTTTTGATGCGACAAACCTTTCGAAGCGTACCGATTGAGCTAGAAGAATCCGCCCGCATAGATGGGGCTAACTTTCTACAGGTTTTACTCTATGTTTACCTGCCGATGGGGATCCCGGGTTTGGTGGCTTTTTCTTTGGCTTCAATCGTTTATCACTGGAACGACTTCTTGTTTCCTCTGTTGGTCACTGCTGACAAAGCTAGTCCCCTCAGTGTTCGTCTCTCCATTTTGGCTGCTACTGAAGGTGGGATCCAATGGCCACAATTGGCAGCAGCGACCGTTTGGGTAATTTTGCCCCTACTCTTGCTTTTCATGGTTTTACAGCGACAATTTGTACAGAGCTTTGCTCGCTCGGGCCTCAAATAGCCATAAAAAACTTCTGGTTTTAATTTTCCTTTAATTCTGTTTTAACCCCACTGATCAATGCTAGCCAAACTCTCTGCCGCTGAACGTCAGCAATATATCCTTGATCAGATCCAAAAAAAAGGATCCATCAGTGTTTCTGATACTGCTATTACTCTTAAAGTTTCAGAGATGACCGTGCGACGGGATTTGATGGAGTTGGAAAAACGGGGCTTACTGCAACGGCGACATGGAGGGGCAACTCTTCTGACCGCCCAACTTCTAGACGACCTCTACTCCTGGGAAACTCGGGTTCGCCACAATGTGGAGGCAAAGGTAGCCATTGCCAAGGTGGCGCTGGGATTGATTTCCGAGGGGGACAAATTAATTTTGCACAGTGGTACAACAGTTGCTTTGCTGGCGCGAATGTTGCGCAGTTATGGCAGCCTGACCATCGCCACCAACAGCATCTTGAGCATGGAAGAATTGCTCGGCTCTCCCCAGGTAGAAGTAATCTTAACTGGAGGGATCCTCAATCCTGACTTAAAACAATTGGCAGGCCCTTTGGCCTTACAATCCCTCAACTCGATTCGAGCTGATAAGGTCTTTTTAAGCTGTAGCAGTATTTCCACCCAGGATGGGCTATTTTTTACCAGCGCCATGGATGAAGTAGCCCTCGAACAAGCCTCCATCCGCAACTGTCGGGAGGCCTATTTGCTCGTGGATCACAGTAAGTTCCAACGTTCTGATTTTTGGGTGGTTGGGCAACTGACGCAACTTAAAGCCGTCATTACCGATGCCGGGATCCCTCCAGAACGAGTCAAAGAGATGGAAGCTGCTGGGATCCCTTGTATTGTCGCTTAGCTATAGCGGATCCCGGCCTCTCTCCAGCGATCCATCGCCTGCCCCATGCGCTCACAATCGGCAATCAAACTAATCCGCACATAGCCTTCGCCCCCTTCCCCAAAAGCATTGCCTGGAGTCACCACAACCCCCGTCGATTCCAAAACCCGCAAGGCAAATTCCGTCGAACCTTCTGCCCCACCACTGGCCGTGCGAGGGGTCGGGATCCAGAGGTACATCGTCGCCTGAGGAGGAGAGAGCCGCCAGCCCAATTCCGCCAACCGGCCAATCAGATAGTCGCGGCGGGTTCGGTAACGTTCTTGCACTTGGTGTAGGTAGCTATCCGGCAGGCGCAGAGCCGTTTCAGCAGCCTTCTGAATGGCAGCGAAAATGCCGTAATCCAGGTTGGTTTTCAGGGTACGCAGGCTTTGGATAATTTGGCGGTTGCCCACCACAAATCCCACCCGCCACCCGGCCATGTTGTAGGTTTTGGAGAGGGTGTGAAACTCCACCGCCAGCTCTTTAGCACCAGGGATCTGGAGCAAGCTGGTGGGCTGGTAGCCATCGAAAGCCAGCTCTGCATAACAGAGATCGTGCACCAGAATCAGATCGTAGCGGCGGGCAAATTCCACCACCGCCTCGAAAAAAGAGCGGGGTGCAACCGCCGCCGTCGGGTTGTTTGGGTAATTGAAATAGAGCACCCGCGCCTGCTGGGCCACTTCTGCGGGAATTTCCTCCAAATCGATCAGCCACCCGTTTTCGGCCCGCATCATCATTGGGTAAATTTGTCCACCGGCAATCATCGGGCCACGGAAATGAGCCGGATAGGCGGGGCTAGGCACCAACACCAAATCTCCCGGATCCACATAGGCCAAAGCCAGATGGGTGAGTCCTTCTTTGGATCCCAGTAGGGGCAAGGCTTCCCCATTGGCATCTAGCTCCACCCCATAGCGGCGGTAGTACCAATCCGTAATCGCCTGACGGAAACTGGCCGTGCCTTCAAAGGGCGGGTAACCATGATGAGCGGGATCCGCAATCGCCGCTTGGGCTGCCTCCACCACCGGCTGAGGGGTAGGACCGTCGGGATTCCCCATCCCCAAATCAATCAAGTCCAATCCCTGCTGGCGGGCGCGGGCCTTTAGCTCATCCAAACGGGCAAAGACATAGGCGGGCAGTTTATTCAGCCGTTGGGCAGGGATGAGGGCACGGTTCATAAAAAAAAAATACTGGGGGACTGAGGGATCCGGTGCAGCCGTCACTTGGGGTTAACTACCCAACTTACCGCCAGAGCCGGATCCAAAGCAATGGTTTGGTTTGGGCATTTGGGATCCCAAACAGTTAGGATAAATATCCCGATTTTCAACAGGTTGGACGGTGCCGTTACCGCTTGTGGCTATTGTTGGTCGCCCGAATGTGGGCAAATCCACCCTCGTCAATCGCATGGCAGGGACCCGTTCGGCCATTGTGCATGACGAGCCGGGAGTGACACGGGATCGTCTGTACCAGGAGGTGGAGTGGAATGGGCGTCGGTTGCGGGTGGTGGATACTGGCGGCCTGATTTTTGGGGATGATAGTGAATTTTTGCCCCATATTCGTCAGCAAGCGATGGCAGCACTAGCCGAGGCCCAAGCCGTGATCTTGGTGGTGGATGGCATGGAGGGGTTGCTTCCTGCCGATGTAGAAGTGGCCAGTTGGCTGCGCAAACAACCCCTGCCAGTGGTGGTGGCCGTGAACAAATGCGAATCGGGGCAAATGGGACTGGCCCAGGCAGCCGCCTTTTGGGAGCTGGGACTGGGGGAGCCGATCCCCTGTTCCGGCATTCATGGCAATGGCGTGGCAGAAGTGCTGGAAGCGGTGTTGCCGCATCTGCCAGAGTCAGTTCCAGACACCGCCGAGCAAGAACCGATTGCCATCTCTGTGGTGGGGCGGCCCAATGTTGGCAAATCCAGCCTACTGAATCGTTTGGTGGGATCCGAACGGGCCATCGTCAGCCCCATTTCCGGCACCACCCGCGATGCCATCGATACGGTGATCGAGTGGGAGGGACGGCCCTACCGGTTGATCGATACCGCCGGGATCCGCAAGAAAAACCGAGTCGATTATGGGGTGGAGTTTTTTAGCATCAACCGCGCCTTCAAAGCCATTCAACGCTCAGATGTCGTGTTGCTGGTGATCGATGCCCTGGATGGGGTGACGGAGCAGGATCAAAAGCTGGCCAGCCGTATCGAAGAAGAGGGCCGCGCCTGTGTGATCGTGGTCAACAAATGGGATGCCGTCGAAGACAAAGACACCTACACCCTCAACGAATTCACCTGCGACATCCGCGCCAAGCTCTACTTTTTGGAATGGGCACCACTCCTCTTTGTCAGCGCCCTGACTGGGCAACGCACCCAGAAAATCTTTGAACAGGTGGATACTGTTGTCGCCGCCCATCGTAAACGCATCTCTACTGCCGTGGTGAACGAAGTGCTCCAAGATGCCCTTTCCTGGCAATCCCCACCCACCAATCGCCAAGGCAAACAAGGAAAAATCTACTACGGCACCCAAGTTTCGGATCGGCCACCGACCTTTGTCTTATTTGTCAATGACCCGGATCTGTTTAAAGATAATTACCGACGCTTCATGGAGAAGCATTTTCGGCAAAACCTTGACTTTACGGGTACCCCGATTCGCTTTCGTTGGCGGGGAAAATCCGAGCGTTCGGTGGGGCGGGCTGTGCAGAAGTTAGAGGGATCCCCATCACCTCGCTAGGCCAAGATGGAAGTGTTTACAAGTTCCCTCTCTCCCAATGGAGTTCATTCCTAGTCCAAGCCTATGGCCGTTGATCCGAATGTTAAAACGATTGTGGATAACCGCCGTGCCCGGTTTGAGTACGAAATTTTGGAGACCTACGAAGCCGGGATCCAGCTGACCGGAACGGAGGTGAAATCCATCCGGGCGGGGAAGGCCAACCTGCAGGATGCCTTTGCTCTGTTTCGGGATGGAGAAGCCTGGCTGCACAATTTGCACATTTCCCCCCACGGCACCGCCAGCAAGGTGTTTAACCATGATCCCACCCGGCGGCGCAAGCTGCTGCTGCATCGCAAAGAGATCAACCGCATGATGGGCTTGGTGGAGCAAAAAGGGCTGACGGTGATCCCCCTGAAGTTGGTGCTGAATCGGGGCTGGATCAAGGCTCATCTCGGGGTGGCTCGCGGTAAAAAATTACACGATAAACGGCAAGCGATCAAAGACCGGCAAACCCAGCGGGATATCCAACGAGAATTGAAGGAGCGTTGACATAGCCCTGGTTGGAGCTTCGCCCCACCCCACTTGGCACGCGGGCCTAGCGGAGTATGCCGGGGGAGGGGATCCCGTAGAAACACGGTTGAATCGATGTATCTTTACCTAGATGTGATTCCAAGAAATTGTTGAATCTCTATATATTCTCGGTTTCCCCAGTTTTTTCCCTGTGGAAAGCTAGGATGGCGCATCCCACATCCTGAGCCTTTTTCAAAACAGGTTTTTGTAACGTGAGCAATTGGCTGCGTGAGTGGTTCTCCCCGCAAGGATTCATGCCCCATGGCCAGTGCTACCTATGGGAGCAAGATTTGCTTTGGCTACATGCCATCGCCGATAGCCTGATCAGCCTGGCTTATTTTTCGATTCCACTGTTGCTCATCTACTTCATTCGGCAGCGGCAGGATGTTCCCTTCAAGCGGGTCTTTGCTTTGTTTAGCCTGTTCATCATCTCCTGTGGCCTGACCCACCTGATGGGGGTATGGACGCTGTGGCACCCCGCCTATTGGATCTCTGGCTGGCTGAAAGCGTTGACAGCTCTCGTTTCTCTTTATACGGCTGTTGAATTGATCCCGATCATCCCGAAAGCCTTGAGTTTGCCGAGTCCTTCTGCTTTGGCAGCAATAAACCAAGCCTTGTCTCAGGAAATCCAGGAGCGACAAGCCGCCGAAGCACAAGTCCATCAGCTAAACGAACGGTTGCAAAAACAGGTGGATGAGCTGGAGCGGCTGAACCTCCTGAAAGATGACTTCTTGAGTACCCTTTCCCATGAGTTACGCACTCCCCTCACCAGCATTCGCCTTTCGGTGGAGCTGTTGCAGTTGTCTCTGGGGCAGTTTTCCCTTTCTGACAAGCAACAGCAGTATCTGAGCTTGCTTCGTCAAGAATGCCAACGGGAGATCGAGCTGGTGGAAGATCTGCTCATGCTACAAGAGCTGGAGACGAATTCCTATTCCAAAAACCCAGAAGACTTGAATTTCTCGCAGTGCCTAACCGCTTGGGTGCAACTGCTGCAGGAACAGGCACTGGCTGCTCAACAGTCTCTGAGCTTGCAGATTCGCTCTTTCTTTCCGCCACTGCGATTGGATGCCACCGGCTTAGAGCGCATTCTGCGGGAGCTGATCGTCAATGCCTGTAAGCATGGAGATCGCCCTGGTCAAATCCAGGTAGAAGCCACCCTAAATCCCAGACCCATTGGCGAAAACAGCCCCTACCACTTAGTACTGCAGGTGCGCAACACCGGAAACATTCCCCCAATGGAACTGCCCTATTTGTTTAATTCGTTCTATCGGGTGCCCCAGGCGGATCCCTGGAAACAAGGGGGGACAGGCTTAGGGCTAGCCTTGGTCAAAAAATTGGTGGACTCCATGCAGGGCAAAATAACCGTCAAAAGCAAGGATGGCTGGGTCAGCTTTTGGGTAGAGTTACCGGTGGCTCCGAGCCTTGAGGCAGAAACTGATATCTCCCTCAACTACCGTTAGAATCTTTCCCCTTTTTTCCCTTTGTCCAGCACCCATTTTTGGTAGCACTCGATACAATGCTCTGGGGTAGGATCCCCATGATGGAACTTGGGATTTCTAATTGAGTCCCTGCTTAGATCCCTGCCCTGCTGTATTGTCGGAGCTGCTTGTGAACTGGAACCTTACCCGTACCGTTTCTCCGCTGAAAAGTCTGGCTGTTGGCCTGTCGGTAGCTGCTTTGATGGGGGCTACACCCACTTCGGCACAGGATCCCTTCAAGGTGGGTATGGTGCTGGTGGGGCCGATGCAGGATGGAGGTTGGAGCCAGGCTCACGTACAGGGTAGCGAATACGTCAAGGCCCAGTTGCCCGGTGTGGAATTCGATTATCTGGACAAAGTCAACCCGGCGGATCGACCGAATGTGCGGGCCTCACAAGTGGCTGATGACATGATCGCCCAAGGGGCTAGGGTAATCATCTTCACCTCAGATGATCACAAAGATGATGCGGTTGAAACCGCCCGTCGGCATCCTGAAATTGCGGTCATTCACGCCTCCGGAGATATGGCCTGGCCGGAAGGAAAGAATTACATCGAGCAGCCCAACTTGGCCAACATCATGCCCCAGATGGAAGAAATGCGCATGGTGGCTGGATGTGCCGCAGCCCTGGGATCCGAAACCGGCAAAATCGGCATGCTGGGGCCCTTGATCAACGATGAAACCCGCCGTTATGCGGCTGCAGCCTACCTGGGAGCCAAGTATTGTTGGGATACCTATCGGGATCGCCCTGAAGAGCTGGAGTTCCGCGTCACCTGGATTGGTTTTTGGTTCAATATTCCCGGTGTCACCTTAGATCCGACCAAAGTCGCGGATGATTTTTATAATGGCGGCTTTGATGTGGTCATGTCGGCGCTGGATACTCCAGAAGCGGCGGTACAAGGGAAGCGGGCTGCCGAGGCTGGACAACGGGTACGCTACACTGGCTACGGTTTGGCAACAGGATGCGACTTTGCCCCCGACATTTGCTTAGGGGTTTCCTATTACAACTGGGGGCCCGGCTATAAAGAACTGATCGAAGCTGCCAAGGCTGGCACCTTTGAGAGCCAATTCGTTCGTCCCCCGATCGACTGGTCGGATATCAACAATCCCGATACCTCTTCTGCTGGCTTTGTGATCGGCGATGCTTTGGGAGCCGAGGAGCGGGCCAAGTTAGAGGAGTTTATCGCTGGCTTAGGGAATGGCAGCATCGAGCTGTTCAAGGGGCCATTGAACTTCCAGGATGGCACGCCTTTCCTCGCTGAGGGCGAAGTGGCTAGCGAAGCCGACATCTGGTACCTTGGTCAACTGCTCGAAGGGATGGATGGCGCCAGCAACTAACGACCCCAGCAGGGATCCCAATTATCAATTATTATAATTGTGCATTGGGTTCAGCAGTATGCTCTAAGCGCTCTAAGCAACGACATTGCACTTGCCAAGCATCAACGATGTGCCCCGCTGTTGGTCACGCTCCAGGTAGCGGGAAGAACTGATCCGTTTCTTGCACCCGTTGACACCAGGCTTGAATGCTGGGGAAGGGCTTGAGGTCGAACCCGCCCTGCTCTGCCACATGCGTATAGGTGAATAGAGCGACATCGGCAATGGTGTACCGCTCACCCACAAAAAAGGTTTTACCTTCTAGGTGGGTGTTCATGATGCGCAGAGCATCCGTGCCCAACTTGAGATTTTGTTCAATCAGACTGGCATTCGCTTCAGCTTGACCGGCACGCACCCAAAACCGGGTGGTGGCAATATAACGGGCAATGCGGGTTTGCTCAAAGAATAGCCATTTTAAAATCTCGGCTCGTTCCAGCTTGGTTTGGCCGTACATTGGGGTATCTTCTGCCAAGTAGACCAGAATGGCTGCTGACTCGGCCAGCACTACACCACTTTCCAGTTCTAGGGCCGGGATTTGCCCAAACGGATTCTTGGCCAAGTACTCCGGTAGACGGTTCTCTCCTTGCCTGGAATTGACCGATATCCCTTCGTAAGGGATCCCCAACTGTTTGAGGAGCAACTCCACCTTGTAGCAATTCCCAGAGGTCGGGATCCCGTACAGTCGCAACATCGTTAACCTCAGCCCAAAGCACTCAATATCAGCAACCCAAACCACCCTACCTCCAACACTTTAAAATTATAAAGATTGCCATAAAGGTTGCTGGGAAAAACGCCTCCCCTTGTGGGTGGGGATGAGAGGCAAGGCAGACGACGGGGTATGCCTACGGCAGGCTGCGCCAACAATACCCCCTGAGCCTGCCAGAAATCTATCGGGTTGAAGTGAAGTTAATCTGCTCTACAAGGTTGTGCGCGAAGCCCGTGATCCTGACCGGGTGCTCCTTATTTCTAGAGAGCACCTATGACGCTGCGGCTAATTTAGCCCATTGGGATAAAGCTGCCCTCAGACAAACTTGGTTTAAGTGAAAAGCATCTTGTTGGTTAGGCTCTGAAATGTCAGCATAGGTAAGCACGAGCTGACTTGGCTCCTGTTCTGGAAGGGATCCCTTGTGACGTTGAGTTTGCCCCTTGTCCTAACGGCGATTTTCCCATCTAAGCGCCGCCTGGAGGATCTGGATCCCCCCCTTTGGGTGAAACGGTTGTGGATTTTCTGCCTCTGTGGGGGCATGTTTGCCTTTTTTGCCCAAGCCACCGCCTTTTTCCCGATTCTGCCGGTTTATCTAACCGAACGCTGGGGATCCACGGCTCCGGTGGGGTTGGTGGTGGGGGCGATGGCGGCAGGGGTGTTGATGTTGCGGCCTTTGATTGGTATAGCCCTAGATAAGTGGGGGCGAAAGCCCTTGTTGTGTCTTGGATTATTGGCGGCATTGTTGATTCAGCCGTTGTACCTGCTGGCCCATAGCCCGGAGTGGTTGCTACCGGTGCGGATCTTACATGGCCTCAGTCAGGCGGGGGTGGCAACGGGATCCCAAACCCTTTTGGCAGACTTGGTTCCTCCAGAACGGCGGGCTGCGATGATGGGCTACCTGGCTATGGCCAATACCCTGGGGTTTGCCTTTGGGCCGTGGTTGGGCACCCGCCTCTACCAAGCAGGAGGATTTGAACAGTTCATTGTCGGTCTGCTCTGGCTGCTCATTCTCGGGATCCTGCTCAGCTTTGTGTTGCCCTGGTTACCCCCTCCCCAAAAGTCGGACTTTCCCCATGATGGAACCCCTAGCCCTTGGTCGGCGCTGCTGTATTTTCCAGTACGGGAGGCAACTTTTTTGTTCCTGATTAGCTCCTTACTGCACGGGGGCCTGACCACTTACCTGCCTTTGTTGGTGGCTGAAACGGGGGATTTTTACAGCTTATTTGCCTTGGGGGCGGTGGTTGTGCGTTGGGCCCTAGGGCAATGGGGGCATCGGGTTTCCTACCGGTTTTTGTCTACAACGGCTTTTTGTTGTTCCAGTTTGGCGTTGATGGGCATTGTCTGGCAGCCGGGCTGGCTCAGCAGTTGGGCAATTCTCTACAGCTTGGGGTTTGGCACGGTGTTTCCGGTATTGTCAGCAATTGTCTCCTTAGCTGTGCCGCCAGAACAGCGTGGGCGGGTGTACAGCCTCTTTTTGATGGGGTTTGATTCGGGTATGACCTTGGGCAGTG
The DNA window shown above is from Thermostichus vulcanus str. 'Rupite' and carries:
- a CDS encoding carbohydrate ABC transporter permease; the protein is MRGIQNRLATLATWGLMGLWLVPLVWVVAISLRPEAVPLGRGSSLYAGSFTWQNYEQAWRTIAPSYTNTVIIVFGTLAVQLVTITLAGYAFARLRFWGREGWFLLSLVQIMIPITALIIPNFFIIRSLGLYDTVWAVMVPYFGSAFGTFLMRQTFRSVPIELEESARIDGANFLQVLLYVYLPMGIPGLVAFSLASIVYHWNDFLFPLLVTADKASPLSVRLSILAATEGGIQWPQLAAATVWVILPLLLLFMVLQRQFVQSFARSGLK
- a CDS encoding carbohydrate ABC transporter permease encodes the protein MVLPTLVVVVLFTLLPLGLALYSSLTIDKWTDPFGENGTFVGWENYRTLFADPVFQKVLQNTGLFIGVTVPISLALAFGLALLLNQQMAGLGLLRLGFFYPTVLPMVGAGTIWLFIYNRNFGLANDLVSWLGLPRQNWLGTPQWALWAVMVMSIWKSTSYYLIFFLAGLQSLPTEVMEAGQLDGANRWQRFCYLTLPLMRNTIFFVTVIALAAAFQTYDQIAVLTKDGGPNHATNLLLFNVRIAFSNGDYDLANAQSILLVLMVLFLTLLAYGLAEAGQTKVD
- the der gene encoding ribosome biogenesis GTPase Der, translating into MPLPLVAIVGRPNVGKSTLVNRMAGTRSAIVHDEPGVTRDRLYQEVEWNGRRLRVVDTGGLIFGDDSEFLPHIRQQAMAALAEAQAVILVVDGMEGLLPADVEVASWLRKQPLPVVVAVNKCESGQMGLAQAAAFWELGLGEPIPCSGIHGNGVAEVLEAVLPHLPESVPDTAEQEPIAISVVGRPNVGKSSLLNRLVGSERAIVSPISGTTRDAIDTVIEWEGRPYRLIDTAGIRKKNRVDYGVEFFSINRAFKAIQRSDVVLLVIDALDGVTEQDQKLASRIEEEGRACVIVVNKWDAVEDKDTYTLNEFTCDIRAKLYFLEWAPLLFVSALTGQRTQKIFEQVDTVVAAHRKRISTAVVNEVLQDALSWQSPPTNRQGKQGKIYYGTQVSDRPPTFVLFVNDPDLFKDNYRRFMEKHFRQNLDFTGTPIRFRWRGKSERSVGRAVQKLEGSPSPR
- a CDS encoding aspartate aminotransferase, whose protein sequence is MNRALIPAQRLNKLPAYVFARLDELKARARQQGLDLIDLGMGNPDGPTPQPVVEAAQAAIADPAHHGYPPFEGTASFRQAITDWYYRRYGVELDANGEALPLLGSKEGLTHLALAYVDPGDLVLVPSPAYPAHFRGPMIAGGQIYPMMMRAENGWLIDLEEIPAEVAQQARVLYFNYPNNPTAAVAPRSFFEAVVEFARRYDLILVHDLCYAELAFDGYQPTSLLQIPGAKELAVEFHTLSKTYNMAGWRVGFVVGNRQIIQSLRTLKTNLDYGIFAAIQKAAETALRLPDSYLHQVQERYRTRRDYLIGRLAELGWRLSPPQATMYLWIPTPRTASGGAEGSTEFALRVLESTGVVVTPGNAFGEGGEGYVRISLIADCERMGQAMDRWREAGIRYS
- a CDS encoding sensor histidine kinase; the encoded protein is MSNWLREWFSPQGFMPHGQCYLWEQDLLWLHAIADSLISLAYFSIPLLLIYFIRQRQDVPFKRVFALFSLFIISCGLTHLMGVWTLWHPAYWISGWLKALTALVSLYTAVELIPIIPKALSLPSPSALAAINQALSQEIQERQAAEAQVHQLNERLQKQVDELERLNLLKDDFLSTLSHELRTPLTSIRLSVELLQLSLGQFSLSDKQQQYLSLLRQECQREIELVEDLLMLQELETNSYSKNPEDLNFSQCLTAWVQLLQEQALAAQQSLSLQIRSFFPPLRLDATGLERILRELIVNACKHGDRPGQIQVEATLNPRPIGENSPYHLVLQVRNTGNIPPMELPYLFNSFYRVPQADPWKQGGTGLGLALVKKLVDSMQGKITVKSKDGWVSFWVELPVAPSLEAETDISLNYR
- a CDS encoding DeoR/GlpR family DNA-binding transcription regulator; this translates as MLAKLSAAERQQYILDQIQKKGSISVSDTAITLKVSEMTVRRDLMELEKRGLLQRRHGGATLLTAQLLDDLYSWETRVRHNVEAKVAIAKVALGLISEGDKLILHSGTTVALLARMLRSYGSLTIATNSILSMEELLGSPQVEVILTGGILNPDLKQLAGPLALQSLNSIRADKVFLSCSSISTQDGLFFTSAMDEVALEQASIRNCREAYLLVDHSKFQRSDFWVVGQLTQLKAVITDAGIPPERVKEMEAAGIPCIVA
- the smpB gene encoding SsrA-binding protein SmpB, with product MAVDPNVKTIVDNRRARFEYEILETYEAGIQLTGTEVKSIRAGKANLQDAFALFRDGEAWLHNLHISPHGTASKVFNHDPTRRRKLLLHRKEINRMMGLVEQKGLTVIPLKLVLNRGWIKAHLGVARGKKLHDKRQAIKDRQTQRDIQRELKER
- a CDS encoding ABC transporter substrate-binding protein — translated: MSMHQTPVERPSTQAKVKSFLLPALLLGLSLLGEVQPAASQEVTELTFYYPVLVPGPITELFDQLVSDFTAKNPDVRITPVYSGSYDETTNRIQTQLRAGGELPDLAIIGNQHTVMYVDLDAIVPLDERIQAEGSDFEADLVPAFMLNTRFRGQTWSIPFQRSTPVMYYNKDMFRAAGLDPESPPTNWAEVIEYAQKLTQRDSSGNVTTWGIQIPSDIDAWVIQAMAVGNGQPWVNETDANRVFFDHPATIGVLQHLRALAEDYQVMPGGLIPWAQIPAEFTSGKAAMVYHTIGSQTSILKQTEGKFEVGVAFIPGGQKYGVITGGGNLAIFKQSSPEEQNASWRFIRFLLEPEQMATWSAGTGYLPVTRSAYEHPIFQEYLQRAPGAAVAFEQLNVAAKQMAVHELLRVTDVVKAGIQASITGESTPEQAMQRAQAEADAILSRYRD